CCATTTTAAGAAACAGATTCTCAGCGTTACTGTTGTTGAGGATAACTCCATTGTCACCACCACCTCAGCAGAGATTTCAGAGCCAGCAGTCCCATCTGAGTCAGACAAAATTAGATCTTCAGCCAAGATTGAAACTGAAACCTCATTGCAACAGCCTCACAAGAACTCAGTCATTGATAGTTCCTCTGAAAAAGTTCTCAAAGAGGAAAACCCTCAGGAGAAAGTTGACTCATGCCTTAAAGGTCCTGTTTCTTCCCATATTGGGAAGGGAGATAAGGATACTTCCGTTATTTCTGAGCATGAGgaaaacagaaaatcacaatCTCGATCAGATACCACGCTTCCAGGTTCAGAATCTGATGGGGATTCAATCCGAACATCATCTAGCCAGAAGTCTAGTGACCGCAGAAATAAGATAAAATCTGAATGTCCAAGTAACGAAGCAAAAAGATCCTCGAATTCCAAAACTGAGGAGGCAGAAAAATCCAGGCATGATAGGAAAGAAGATGAAAAGGGGTCAAGTCGTTCAAAATCTGAGCGCGACTCCAGGCACACATCGTCAAGATCTTCTCGttctgacagagacagaagaAGGACCAAAAGTCGGTCAAGGTCTAGATCTCGAGGCTGTCGAAATAGTTCCTATTCCAGGTCTGAAAGATCCAGGAGTGAGAGACAGTCAAGGTCAGATAGGTCACATTACCATGATTCTGAGCGGAGGTTTCATAGAAGTTCTCCTCATCGTGAAAGGAGAGGCTCACGTTCACGAACCGATGGCAGGTCTCGTGACAGCTCTGACTCAGAAGATGACCACCGGAGGACAAGGACTCGAGGTAGTGACTCAAGTCGATCCTCCACTTACTCTAGCTCGCAAAAAGACTCAAAATCAGCCACTCACTCCAGATCCCACAGGGACTCAAAACCCACAGATTGTTCTCGATCATCTGAAGCAGACAAAAGAACACAGCATTCAAAGTCAGAACGATCTCATTTAAAAGCTGGTGACTCTGAATCCAATAGAAAGAGCTCTCCTGACGCAGAAGCAGTTCACAGGAAATCCAGTGCCCACTCAAAATCTGAGATTAATGCTAAAACCTCAAATTCTAACCCAGCTACCTCATCCCGAACATCTGAGAAAAAGGTCCATAAAAACAGCTCTGACTCTGATGAGGAGCACAGAAAAAGACGTCGGTCACAAGGATCAGACAAGTCATCCATGTCTGGGAATTCATCTTCCAAAAAAACAGATTCAATAGATCACAAGACTTTAAATAATGTTACTGGTACAGAGAGACAATCAAAAGACAGATCAAGTAATAACACAAAGCAGTCACAGTTATCCCCCAGCCCAGTTACTCCTCAGAAGGAATGCAGCAAAATTGATGACAACGCTACTCTGCCTAAATCTAAATGCATTTCTCAACAGATGCATGAAGCTACGCACAAAgttaatttgttcaaaacaaatcaacaaactgAGCAACAAGCTCCAAACCAAGAACTTAGTAGTTTGGGAAAGTGCACAAATGTTCCTGAGAAGGAATCCACTTCCACGACAAGTAGAAGTCTTGAAGTTAGAAGTTCCACTGATGAACCTGTAATGAACAATGAGATTCCAATCCAAAGTAAAGCTCTGGCAGAAGGAACGACTGACTCATTTTGTGAAGGTCACACTCCCGATCAGGATTCAGAAGGATCGCTAGCAGACCCTCTTTCTGTGAAAGAATTACCACCTGGAGGATGCTTGAAATTTAACACTAAATTAGATGGGCCATCGCACATCACACAGAGTGCTGAACTCTGTGAAATAGATTCTGAGCAGCATTATGTGAATCCTGAACAACCCAGTAGTGGGATTTTGAAAAAGGATAGTAGTGCTAAAAAATCCCGATGGGACATTGTTGGTCAAGCTACTTCAGAAAATCAAAGCCCTCCGAAAATAGTGAGTCCAGATGTGAAAAAGGACATCTCGGTAAAAAGAATAGAGTTGAACAATGATACTACCCCTGAAGAATCTTGTACACAGAACCAGGACTCTGAAGTACCAgtagaaaaacaaatacaagaCACAACCTCAGCTGAATCtcatcagaaattaagttctcgTGCGTCTGACCTTGAAACCCAACATATTCATGGTGAACTTATAAAACAGATCTTTGAAGATCCTCAATCAACAAGTGCCCCTGTTGTTAGTGATCTTCTCCTTAATTGCATTTCTGGCAGTAAAGAGAAAATCAATGTAGACAAACCTAAGCCTGAAACTCAAGACCCCGATTCCTTAAACCATGATGGTAAATGCCACAGTGAGGATAGTGAGAGTGAAGAATCGGACTCAGATTCAGATGATGGGCGTGTTTCCTTAAAGCGGTTGCACTCTGTGGTGGTTGTGCCAAAAAATTCAACCATTGCTCTTGAGACAAATGACTTGACTGAACCGTCTCCCGGGTTCTCCGTGTTTTCTGGGCAGCAACAGACTGATAAGCATGAAAGCATTAATAGGGAATTTGCTTATGGCTTTAACAATCAGTCAAAGCTTGAGGAATCATCAGCTGCACTTTTTAAGGCCAGTGCGCAAGCTGCAATGCTAAATCTAGATATTAAACGTGTCTCCTACCAATCACAGAGCAACATGATTGACAGTACCAGCCATTCAGAGTCTACCATTGCTCATGTGGACAAGAACTGGAGTGCCCAAGAAAGACCAAATAGTGTCCAGATAAACCAAGCATCACTTCAGAGTTTTGAAAAGACTTTGCAACCTGAATCGGATCACCATCAAAACCATGATAGACCAGAAAGCTGGAATGGAAGGAAAGGAGGAAAGCAGCACTATGGGGAATCCACTGACTTTAACAGTGGGAAGGGATATGGCTTAGCCTGGGACTTTAACCAGTCAGAACAGCCCAGCAGCACATTTCAGCAACCGGATAGCAGTCATGGCACTGATCACCCACCTCAACCAGGAATTGCTCTGTTTGATAGCGGTCAAAGACAAGGTCCATGGACTCAGCCTGCCATCTCTAAAACCAACAGACCAGTCAATGCACATGTGCCTTTTCAGTATCATGATTCAGTTAACCAGATCCATCCAGACTCTTTGACCAATGATCACGATGACGACAGGGTAGTAGGGATCAAACAAGGATCTATCCTGTCTGCTGATCTTCCAGGATCATCCCCATTTGTTCAAGCCCATGAGATAAGCAGCAATTGCAGCTTCACCACAGAAAGTCAGAACATCTCAGAAGCCCCTAGAGAAGACAACCAAAAGCCTCATCGAGGAAGGGGTCCACCTAAGAAGAGACGTCAAGAGTTTGAATCTGAATCGGATAATGAGGCAGAGGCTGGTCTGAGCAGTAAAAGGGTGTGTTTGGATGAGAGTTCAAGGGTTGTGAAAGATGGTAAGGAATCTTTCCACCAAATTCAAGAGGTGGCGCGCCCACTGCTCAGTCTCAAAGAATTTGTGGATCCAGCTGTTTGGAGGGAAAAggcaaagcagaaaaaaatgccACCCTACTTTGACCTCATCGAAGAAAATTTATATCTGACAGAACGGTAAGTatatatttttccctttttatcCCTGGTAATTAAATTCATGTACCTGGTGTTGGGAGCGCCATGATCCACTGTTtgaattaaaagtttgtttgttcatttaatttgatCTTTCATAAAGCTCATAAAATCTGTTCTCTGTCCTTACAGCAAGAAGAATAAGTCTCATCGAGACATCAAGCGTATGCAGTGTGAGTGTGCTATCCTCTCAAGGGAAGAGCGTGCCCGAGGAATGATGGCTTGTGGGGAGGATTGCCTCAATCGCTTGCTGATGATTGAGTGGTAAATGTCTTGCTACTACATCATAATGTTTGCTTTATAGTAGAGAGTATCTGTAGTGAGAGACTGtaattaatatatcatatttatgtaGGGCTGTATGATAAATTGCAATGAAATCGCAAtaacggttctgtgatcagtagtaaatctccatccgaaggccagagggcgctctcgcgtggactgacgttatgaagtgagtttggagtaaaaacatgtggtattttcacatgctttcagatggagcagcatttactacacagagttcactgagaagctacgcaaacagctgtcattatcgcaaATGATTTCTTCAATGTCATAATCGTGCGATTATATcgtctgtgaatttttttttttttacgcgtagcttgtcagtgaactacggctctgtgtagtaaatgctgctccatctgaaagcacatgaaaataccacatttaataacatgttttacgccaaactcacttcataatgtcAGTCCATGCTAGAGCGCCCTCTGCCCTTTGGTTgaagatttactactgatcacagaactggctttactgataagatgtgcatgacaatcgcatctgattaatcatgcagccctttGTTTATGTTACTTGCTGATTTTATATTACTGGCAGGTTGCGGTTATTTGTGGTAAGAACAATGATGGCaaaatttttctaatatttttttctatttttctgctCTTTCAAGCTCTTCTCGGTGTTTAAATGGGGCATACTGCTCCAACAGGCGCTTTCAAATGAAGCAGCATGCAGACTTTGAGGTAATTTTGACTGAGAGCAAAGGCTGGGGCTTACGAGCAGCCAAAGATCTACAGCCGTAAGTACTATTTGCTTCAGCTAACAAGTGCTTATTAGATACGTTCTTAATGTCTTTTATGTTAAGTTACCTTTTTTTTGCAGGAACACCTTTGTTTTAGAGTACTGTGGAGAAGTTTTGGATCATCGGGAATTTAAGGCACGGGTGAAGGAGTATGCACGAAACAAGAACATTCACTATTATTTCATGGCTTTGAAAAATAATGAGGTGAGCTTTGGAATTAGTGCAAAAATAAgaatttgaaatgtttctgactTTCATAAATTAAGCAGGGTTCGTACaaagtgcttgaagtacttgaatttgacttttttaaatttaagtcctggaaaacccttgaaaacagccatatttttaagaaggtacttgaaaagtactttaatttttaaagggcagtatatatgaaataagtgttattttttttccctggataaaacaatctttttacGCAAAATTAACGATGCAGCGCGTCTTATATTAATACAGAGGTGTTTCGCCTTGCTTTTAGCAGCTCACGAGATCTTACGATATTACTCCTTGATGTGAAAAGCAGTTTCGCAATATTAGTATAAGTTGTGTTTATGGTAAAACTTTTGATGGTGCTTGCATTATATTATTCGgtcttttattgcatgtgctgttcGTTTGGGTTTCATTTGGGAATGCATATAAAGTCTGACGCATTTTGTATTGCACTTTCATCAATTACAATCGTGGAGTGCATCTCCATCTCAGCAGCTCGGgacacaaactcttcctctgcatatgcatATGAGTTTGTGTTGCTTTACATTCATCTAGGAAAACAGTGCATGTTATCTCACTaaagtaaatcatttataaataaacctatgccaacacaggagatttcatcaacatatttctaaatatgcgatttgttgtacatcgcgatttcaaaataaaagttcaaaccctcgctctgagtttgcaggtggccaaatattaaaattaatatttaaacgtCCTTGAATCACGTGGTAAAGTGAAGCATGGCCAGGCCGTTGGCACCCACTTcatgtatttgttataatacaaaatatacttatgtaggcctattttatcaggtttgttcaataaaaccatgtaattacttggttttgatactttatttgaaccaattattattgcctcattgttagtttacatataaatagtcatactaaagcctgtctttcacttaggtctatttgtattactaaaaaatatcagattactcaattgtcaaaaataatcaatagattacttgattaccaaaacaaTTATTAGTTACAGCTCTaggttaaaatatttcaaaatacaactgcattgttttgatttgtgtgattaaaaaattgtgaaaatagtattaaaatattgtctcattctagtgaaccaagtatctgtatatctcttgagctaagtgtattgttaCACACCCTAGTGTTGATAAGTGGTGATGTAGCTCGTAATTTcccaagtgtatgatacagctttcattcttcaggtcaatcatatttatgataaaaaaaaaaaatctgtttgaataaggaaagcgataactttgccaCAATatccttttaaatgttaaagttgccacagtcattgcatgcttttgtgctgcactttatttgtaccattttgtttgtttatattattaaattttgaaagataataacaaaaTAGTTTAAGTAAgatctctgattttagtccttgaaaaccaaaaaagtagtgcttgaaaagtccttgaaagtcctggaatttcattttgcagtttctgcaCGAACCCAGATTAAGACACATGAGCCTATGTCTCAATTTTGTCTGCAGATTATTGATGCGACTTTGAAAGGAAACTGTTCCCGTTTCATGAATCACAGCTGTGAACCCAATTGTGAAACTCAGAAAGTAAGTGCATACGATTTTCATTGTGGTCTCGGATTTTTGTACCCCCACACAAATCCTACTCCTCCTCATTAGCATAAGAGCTAGATCTGGATTGTTGTACAGTATATAGTTCTTCCAGTTCCAGTATGTTGTTCAGAAAAGATGAGAAGCAGGATgtcaatagaaaatgtaaatggGATTGTTAGTGTTATACTATCAAGGAGAGTGGATCAAAATGGCAAACTCTTCTGTCTAGCAACCAAACAGTCAATTACTGAGGTCAACTACTTATCCAGTAAAAGGTTATTTAGCCACATCTCTATGCATTTGATGCCTATGTAGGAATAGGTGCAACTGGAACTTCTGGAGCCTTTGATTTCCATGTAAAATCTTTGTTTTGCATTTCTAATCCATCACACCCTTTGCAGTGGACTGTAAATGGCCAGCTCCGAGTTGGCTTCTTCACCACCAAAGCTGTGACGGCTGGGACAGAACTCACTTTTGATTATCAGTTCCAAAGATACGGGTAAAAGATCCAGTCATTTCCTTTcatatatagttttgtttttcttaaaattaaacTCAACATACATGTCGACAATCGTAATATCATATCTTGCTTCTTTTGTCCACCAGTAAAGAGGCCCAGAAGTGTTTCTGTGGAGCTCCTAGCTGTCGAGGTTTAATTGGTGGAGAGACTCGGGTTAGTGTTCGAGCAGCAGGTGGGAAGAAACAGAGGGAGCGCTCTCGGAAGAAAGACACTGACAGTGCACTTACCACGGTGAGCAAGAGGACACAATTATTGTGTTGCATCCAGCTATTGGAAATGACAAT
This genomic stretch from Cyprinus carpio isolate SPL01 chromosome B16, ASM1834038v1, whole genome shotgun sequence harbors:
- the setd2 gene encoding histone-lysine N-methyltransferase SETD2 encodes the protein METLLNQELRKDVKDCSIKVENLPKQVIFKGLAPRVILTNHLLPKGTKAKVNLEEQGRQKISFSFAQTKKPRQNVFLAPPSPEKSASEHSSALQAGPVPTPDLAGQSDETKNVDTDTPAEVGETQAAPAPVSFPLKSKPVLGKIHFKKQILSVTVVEDNSIVTTTSAEISEPAVPSESDKIRSSAKIETETSLQQPHKNSVIDSSSEKVLKEENPQEKVDSCLKGPVSSHIGKGDKDTSVISEHEENRKSQSRSDTTLPGSESDGDSIRTSSSQKSSDRRNKIKSECPSNEAKRSSNSKTEEAEKSRHDRKEDEKGSSRSKSERDSRHTSSRSSRSDRDRRRTKSRSRSRSRGCRNSSYSRSERSRSERQSRSDRSHYHDSERRFHRSSPHRERRGSRSRTDGRSRDSSDSEDDHRRTRTRGSDSSRSSTYSSSQKDSKSATHSRSHRDSKPTDCSRSSEADKRTQHSKSERSHLKAGDSESNRKSSPDAEAVHRKSSAHSKSEINAKTSNSNPATSSRTSEKKVHKNSSDSDEEHRKRRRSQGSDKSSMSGNSSSKKTDSIDHKTLNNVTGTERQSKDRSSNNTKQSQLSPSPVTPQKECSKIDDNATLPKSKCISQQMHEATHKVNLFKTNQQTEQQAPNQELSSLGKCTNVPEKESTSTTSRSLEVRSSTDEPVMNNEIPIQSKALAEGTTDSFCEGHTPDQDSEGSLADPLSVKELPPGGCLKFNTKLDGPSHITQSAELCEIDSEQHYVNPEQPSSGILKKDSSAKKSRWDIVGQATSENQSPPKIVSPDVKKDISVKRIELNNDTTPEESCTQNQDSEVPVEKQIQDTTSAESHQKLSSRASDLETQHIHGELIKQIFEDPQSTSAPVVSDLLLNCISGSKEKINVDKPKPETQDPDSLNHDGKCHSEDSESEESDSDSDDGRVSLKRLHSVVVVPKNSTIALETNDLTEPSPGFSVFSGQQQTDKHESINREFAYGFNNQSKLEESSAALFKASAQAAMLNLDIKRVSYQSQSNMIDSTSHSESTIAHVDKNWSAQERPNSVQINQASLQSFEKTLQPESDHHQNHDRPESWNGRKGGKQHYGESTDFNSGKGYGLAWDFNQSEQPSSTFQQPDSSHGTDHPPQPGIALFDSGQRQGPWTQPAISKTNRPVNAHVPFQYHDSVNQIHPDSLTNDHDDDRVVGIKQGSILSADLPGSSPFVQAHEISSNCSFTTESQNISEAPREDNQKPHRGRGPPKKRRQEFESESDNEAEAGLSSKRVCLDESSRVVKDGKESFHQIQEVARPLLSLKEFVDPAVWREKAKQKKMPPYFDLIEENLYLTERKKNKSHRDIKRMQCECAILSREERARGMMACGEDCLNRLLMIECSSRCLNGAYCSNRRFQMKQHADFEVILTESKGWGLRAAKDLQPNTFVLEYCGEVLDHREFKARVKEYARNKNIHYYFMALKNNEIIDATLKGNCSRFMNHSCEPNCETQKWTVNGQLRVGFFTTKAVTAGTELTFDYQFQRYGKEAQKCFCGAPSCRGLIGGETRVSVRAAGGKKQRERSRKKDTDSALTTLDEELEALQENGEGLCGEKDVISLCRLMVRVETMEQRLTCLKLIQNTQNPLCLKQFLDHHGLSLLWIFMVELSEAKSNSVNNIKLQLEIMKALAVLPISTKNMLEESRVLQFIQRWAQSRPLSQPAEQDGYSSESTSRAQTPLNTPDGPPAKLASELDGDTPKRAVYRRLKIISENSLDSAMSDASKASDGKEEEDEEEEEMEDETSQLEATIEREVKVENSEAPSESHAEPEPELKQEPPETEEVTHSTPEATGSEGEPLETQEPEEKPIIKPEEQLEDEKIVEETKSEEPSESQTESATVEDASPVTDTTSAADISNDVVAEVETPMAETQVENASSEQCSSEGNESCSTAEITPTQPSETIMESVSSESTAVAIESAPTESLPASEETTPPETAAVSTENISSEAAVAAGSADAPTLAIVAVPAEGAAVGTPSQDEEEGVSDVESERSQEPQVQASDISDMAARLLDSWKDLKEVYRIPKKSQVEKESSDRSRDREALMTPRTPSSSREREREREKERDRDRDRDRDRDWERERDWDRERDRERDGERSSLRSADRKRRRGSTSPLPPSAYERGRRNDDRYEQSSSKKKLHTKESRNKLSTEERRKLFEQEVAQREAQKQQQQQQQQQQQQQQQQQQLQTLAFNPLAYTSSPNFLAYPPGYPIQTYVDPTNPNAGKVLLPTPAVEPLCVTPAPGTFEQTSTQPIISDLASPSSTTTQAGTASSLAHIPASLELSSGTQTQQFVQPAVPAQDPNVAVLSVPAQTASPQIQGQQGYTTLWDPNTQQAVTVQTQPTQQYSTTAQPQTAIYYQGQPCQTIYSIPAGYPQTNTPVIQTYTEPAASYLHGQQVYTGHQQGVVVQQGGTVTTIVTSQTVQQEMIVPNSIIDLPPPSPPKPKTIILPPSWKVARDPEGRIYYYHIITRQTQWDPPNWDGTTEEASLEHEAEMDLGTPTYDENPSKFSTKTAEADTSSELAKKSKEVFRKEMSQFIVQCLNPYRKPDCKLGRISNTEDFKHLARKLTHGVMNKELKSCKNPEDLECNENVKHKTKEYIKKYMQKFGTVYRPKEDTELD